The Flavobacterium psychrotrophum region TACAACTCGCAACTGAGTGCGGGCTACAGAAAAGATTCATTTTTATGGAACAGCAGCCTGGGGTATAATTTCTTTAAAGACAAATTACTGTTTAAAGTTACCGTATACGACCTGCTTAACCAAAACATAGGCACCAGCCGAAGCATTACTGCAACCGGCGTTACCGATAGCCAAAACACAGTATTAAACCGCTACATGATATTTTCTTTAACCTGGAAAATAAAGAATTTTTCCGGTAGCAAACCGCGCGGTGCAGCGCCCTCGCGAATTAAATAAACTAAAAACAGTTAATATAACGGCGGCAGGATACCATAATTTCTAACAAATAAAACCAACCTGAAACCTGTTTAGCAGTAGGTAGACCACCGCCGTTTTACGCATACAAAAAAACTCCCGCACCTTGTTAAGGCTGCGGGAGTTTTTTTGTAGTTGAGCCATCTCAATTATTCGGTAGCTGTATTTTCTTTATCTGTTGTAACCGTTTCTTCTTTACCCGGTTTAGGCTTATGGAAGTCGATTTTCTTTTTACGAAGTTCAAAGTTTTGCCCCAGGTATACCTTACGCACCATTTCGTCGCTGGCAAGGTCTTCGGGTATGCCCGCTTTTAATATACCACCCTCAAACATCAGGTAGGTCTTATCTGTAATGGCAAGGGTTTCCTGCACGTTGTGGTCAGTTATCAGGATACCAATATTCTTATCTTTTAGCTGCGCCACAATACGCTGAATGTCTTCTACCGCCACAGGGTCTACCCCTGCAAAAGGCTCATCCAGCAAGATAAACTTAGGGTCGGTAGCCAGTGCACGTGCTATCTCGGTACGGCGGCGTTCGCCCCCACTCAAAAGGTCGCCCCTGTTGGTACGAATGTGTTCCAGGCTAAACTCCTCTATAAGCGATTCCATCTTAGCTACCTGCTCTTTTTTAGAAAGGTTGGTAAGCTGTAGTACGCTCAGTATATTATCTTCAATGCTCAGTTTACGAAAAACCGACGCTTCCTGTGCCAGGTAGCCAATGCCGTTTTGCGCGCGCTTGTACATCGGGAAATCGGTAATTTCCATCTGGTCCAGGTAAATCTTGCCGCTGTTAGGCTTTACCAGCCCCACGATCATGTAGAACGATGTAGTTTTACCGGCACCGTTAGGCCCCAGCAACCCCACGATTTCGCCCTGGTTTACCTCTACCGAAATGCCTTTTACAACACTGCGGCCTTTGTATGTTTTTATAAGGTTATCTGCCCTTAGCTTCATAGTCTGTAAATTAGTTTATTCGCCGGCGGCGTTTGCTTCCAGCGCTTCCCAAAATTCGTAGGCACGGCGCAGGTGCGGTACAACAATAGTCCCCCCCACCAGTGTGGCTATACTCAGGGCTTCCATAACCTCAGCTTTAGTAAGGCCCTCTTTATGGCTGGTTTCAAGATGGTATTTTACACAGTCGTCGCAACGCAGCACGGCGCTTGCCACAAGGCCCAGTAACTCCTTGGTTTTAACATCAAGTGCACCCGGCATATAAGCATTGGTATCAAGGTTAAAAATACGCTTGATCACTTTATTATCATCAGCCAGAAGCCTTTCGTTCATCTTCTGGCGGTAGTCGTTAAATTCCTGTACTAAATCGGCCATGGCTATTCGGTAGTTTTAGGGGTTTTGTTCATTCGTGCAGCTATCAGTATACTTGCTTCATACAGTATAACCAGCGGTATGGTTACCGTCATCTGGCTTACCACATCGGGCGGGGTAACAACCGCAGCCACAATTAATATTATTACCAGTGCATAACGGCGGTACTTGCGCAAAAATGATGCCGTTACCAGCCCCAGTTTAGCCAGGAAGTAAATAATTATGGGCATCTCAAACACGAGCCCGCACGATATTACAGTAGTTTTTATAAGGCTAAGGTAAGAATCAAGGTCTACATTGTTTATTACCTCTTTACTAATGGTATAATTAGCAAGGAAGTTAATAGACAGCGGCATTATGAGGTAGTACCCAAAAAGCACGCCCAGAAAAAACAACAATGATGTAAACACGATGAAAGAAACCGCGTTTTTACGCTCATTATCATACAGGGCAGGTGCTATAAACTTCCATACCTGCCATAGTATGAACGGAAATGCAAGGATAAGGCCGGCGGTAATGGCTGTCCAGATATCGGTACTAAACTGCCCATCCATAGTACGGCTTATAACTGCAAACGGAAGCTCTGTAACACAAAAGCTTTTATCGAGGTCATACTTATTAGCCAGGTCGCAAAAAATGCGGTAGGTAATAAAGTCAGCACGCTTAGGCGCAAAGATGATGTCATCAAATATTTCACGGCTAAAAACAAAAGCCACAACAGCCCCTATAAGAATTGCGGCGCAGCTGCGCACTAATATCCATCGAAGCTCTTCAAGATGGTCCAGGAACGACATTTCGCCACCTGTATTTTTGTTTTTTGCCATAAGTTATACTATTCCTTCTTTTAAGATATCGTGCAGGTGCAGTATGCCTTTGTACTCGCCGCCGTCTACTACCACAAGCTGGGTAATGGCATGGTTTTCCATAATATTAAAGGCATCGGCCACCATATCAAATGATGTTATTGTTTTTGGGTTCTTAGTCATTACATCTTTAGCGGTAACGCCTGCAATGTTGTCGCGGTCGTTAAGCATGCGCCTTATATCACCATCGGTTATTACACCGGTTACAGTGCCATTTTCAACCACTGCGGTTACACCCAGGCGCTTTTCAGATATTTCGTGTATGGCAACTTTAACACTGTCATCGGGGCTAACCTGCGGCATACGCGACGCATCGAGCATATCGGCAACACGCAGCAGCAACTTTTTGCCCAGCGCACCACCCGGGTGGTACTTAGCAAAATCTTCGGCAGTAAAGTTGCGCATCTCCATAAGGCAAACGGCAAGGGCATCGCCCAGTACCAGCTGCGCCGTAGTGCTGTTTGTAGGTGCCAGGTTTAGCGGACAGGCCTCCTGTTCTACATACGCATGAAGTACCAAATCAGATTCTTTGCCAAGGTATGAATTTTTATTGGCTGTCATGCCAATAAGTATATTGCCCCCACGTTTAAGTAATGGAACAAGGGCTTTAATTTCGGGACTGTTACCGCTTTTAGAGATACAAATAACCACATCGCCGGGCTGCACCATGCCCAGGTCGCCATGTATGGCTTCGGCAGCATGCAAAAAAAGTGATGGGGTTCCGGTACTGTTTAGGGTAGCCACGATCTTAGCCGCTATAAGAGCACTCTTACCAATACCTGTAATAACGGTACGGCCTGTGCAGTTGTATATATGTTCTACGCTTTGGGTAAAATCGTTGTCAATATATTGCGCCAGTGCAGCAATGCTCTCACTTTCAGAAAGTATAGTTTTTCTGGCGGCGGCCAGTATTGCTTCAGTATCTATCAATCGCGCTAAATATTTAAAAAGTTGTTAATGTAAAAGATTTTTGTATCTTTATGTTCTGCAAATTTATGTAAATTACTATTATTGATATAATGAAATCGACCGAAATTGACTTACATAAAGAGTTAAAAAAGTATTTTGGTTTTAACAAATTCAAGGGCCTTCAGGAAGAAGTGGTGCGCAGCATAATATCTGGCAATAACACTTTTGTGATTATGCCTACAGGCGGCGGAAAATCGCTCTGCTACCAGCTGCCGGCACTTGTTTTAGACGGCGTTGCCATTGTGGTGTCTCCACTCATCGCTCTTATGAAGAACCAGGTCGATGCCATTCGCAGCCTGTCTTCTGAGTTTGGCATTGCGCACGTACTTAACAGCTCCCTTACCAAGACTGAGATAAACCAGGTAAAAAAAGATATTAGCTCTGGCCTTACAAAACTACTATATGTGGCGCCCGAATCGCTTACTAAAGAAGAGTACACGTTGTTCTTACAATCAGTACCGCTTTCTTTTGTAGCTATAGACGAAGCCCACTGTATTTCAGAATGGGGGCATGACTTCCGTCCGGAATACCGCAACCTGCGCAATATTATCCGCAACCTGGGCGATATACCCATTATTGGCCTTACCGCCACGGCTACCCCTAAGGTGCAGGAGGATATACTGAAAAACCTAGATATGCCCGATGCCAATACATTTAAGGCATCGTTTAACAGGCCAAACCTTTACTACGAAATACGCCCGAAGCAAAAAACGGTAGAAAGCGACATTATTCGCTTTATTCGCCAGCATAAGGGTAAAAGCGGGGTTATTTACTGCCTTAGCCGTAAAAAAGTAGAAGAGATTGCACAGGTACTACAGGTAAACGGCATTAGCGCCGTACCCTATCACGCGGGTCTTGATGCCAAAACGCGCGCCAAACACCAGGATATGTTCCTGATGGAAGACGTAGACGTTGTGGTTGCAACTATAGCCTTTGGTATGGGTATCGATAAGCCGGATGTACGTTTTGTAATTCACCACGACATTCCTAAATCGCTCGAAAGTTATTACCAGGAAACCGGGCGTGCCGGCCGCGATGGTGGCGAAGGCCATTGCCTTTCCTACTACAGCTACAAGGATATTGAAAAGCTTGAAAAATTTATGAGTGGCAAGCCCGTAGCCGAACAGGAAATAGGGTTTGCATTGCTTCAGGAAGTGGTGGCCTATGCTGAGACTTCTATGAGCCGCCGTAAATTTTTA contains the following coding sequences:
- the recQ gene encoding DNA helicase RecQ, encoding MKSTEIDLHKELKKYFGFNKFKGLQEEVVRSIISGNNTFVIMPTGGGKSLCYQLPALVLDGVAIVVSPLIALMKNQVDAIRSLSSEFGIAHVLNSSLTKTEINQVKKDISSGLTKLLYVAPESLTKEEYTLFLQSVPLSFVAIDEAHCISEWGHDFRPEYRNLRNIIRNLGDIPIIGLTATATPKVQEDILKNLDMPDANTFKASFNRPNLYYEIRPKQKTVESDIIRFIRQHKGKSGVIYCLSRKKVEEIAQVLQVNGISAVPYHAGLDAKTRAKHQDMFLMEDVDVVVATIAFGMGIDKPDVRFVIHHDIPKSLESYYQETGRAGRDGGEGHCLSYYSYKDIEKLEKFMSGKPVAEQEIGFALLQEVVAYAETSMSRRKFLLHYFGEEFDDETGEGADMDDNVRNPKKKTEAQEQVVTLLKVVRDTKQLYKSKEIIFTLTGKVNAVIKAHRTDAQPYFGIGKDFEEKHWMALIRQVLVEGYLDKDIETYGILKLTPKGEAFINNPVSFMMTEDHDFSGDSDDETTVTTAKSVTVADEVLTNMLKDLRKKVAKKLGVPPFVVFQDPSLEDMALKYPVNIEELGGVHGVGEGKAKKYGKEFVDLIARYVEDNDIIRPDDLVVKTTGANSALKLYIIQNIDRKLPLNDIAKAKGLDMDTLLKEMEQIVYSGTKLNIKYWVDEILDDEQQEEIHDYYMDSESDSIKDALKEFEGDYDTEELRLMRIKFISEVAN
- a CDS encoding carboxymuconolactone decarboxylase family protein; the encoded protein is MADLVQEFNDYRQKMNERLLADDNKVIKRIFNLDTNAYMPGALDVKTKELLGLVASAVLRCDDCVKYHLETSHKEGLTKAEVMEALSIATLVGGTIVVPHLRRAYEFWEALEANAAGE
- a CDS encoding KpsF/GutQ family sugar-phosphate isomerase: MIDTEAILAAARKTILSESESIAALAQYIDNDFTQSVEHIYNCTGRTVITGIGKSALIAAKIVATLNSTGTPSLFLHAAEAIHGDLGMVQPGDVVICISKSGNSPEIKALVPLLKRGGNILIGMTANKNSYLGKESDLVLHAYVEQEACPLNLAPTNSTTAQLVLGDALAVCLMEMRNFTAEDFAKYHPGGALGKKLLLRVADMLDASRMPQVSPDDSVKVAIHEISEKRLGVTAVVENGTVTGVITDGDIRRMLNDRDNIAGVTAKDVMTKNPKTITSFDMVADAFNIMENHAITQLVVVDGGEYKGILHLHDILKEGIV
- the lptB gene encoding LPS export ABC transporter ATP-binding protein, translating into MKLRADNLIKTYKGRSVVKGISVEVNQGEIVGLLGPNGAGKTTSFYMIVGLVKPNSGKIYLDQMEITDFPMYKRAQNGIGYLAQEASVFRKLSIEDNILSVLQLTNLSKKEQVAKMESLIEEFSLEHIRTNRGDLLSGGERRRTEIARALATDPKFILLDEPFAGVDPVAVEDIQRIVAQLKDKNIGILITDHNVQETLAITDKTYLMFEGGILKAGIPEDLASDEMVRKVYLGQNFELRKKKIDFHKPKPGKEETVTTDKENTATE
- the tatC gene encoding twin-arginine translocase subunit TatC — translated: MAKNKNTGGEMSFLDHLEELRWILVRSCAAILIGAVVAFVFSREIFDDIIFAPKRADFITYRIFCDLANKYDLDKSFCVTELPFAVISRTMDGQFSTDIWTAITAGLILAFPFILWQVWKFIAPALYDNERKNAVSFIVFTSLLFFLGVLFGYYLIMPLSINFLANYTISKEVINNVDLDSYLSLIKTTVISCGLVFEMPIIIYFLAKLGLVTASFLRKYRRYALVIILIVAAVVTPPDVVSQMTVTIPLVILYEASILIAARMNKTPKTTE